In Thermodesulfitimonas autotrophica, the following proteins share a genomic window:
- a CDS encoding HD domain-containing phosphohydrolase → MEKEKLIQYYKELKHLQKLQETMSRALGVAALVTYPDGCPLTEITNLCSFCALLNANQEGRDRCVASRVATARAAARAEKAVLHTCHAGLVHLAVPLRVAGETVAVLMSGNVALEPLAEEAVAQLAQETCIEREELLAASKTVPVWPEERLSTVTEMMRAVTETVAQLLYTKQELQKKVNELTALFEFSKIVSGSLQVAEAARRGLQAALELTGATSGSVIMLGKAEPRAATVEVAATIEPSSELKIIPAGETIATVEREAAAAHFNSRPQESTPEEKRPAVAVPLTVGGKVTGVLTLAGKPGGQHFSKEEDIFLTTLGTALGLAMENARLFRKVQERAAMLERLIEVGQVLSSHLDVDLVLEAAMQSVRDVLGAQWCLLRLLDENTGELVLRASLGISAKLQEGIARIQPEGTLLGKVLQTGEPVVAGDLAAKELGMRPPLYAAEMRAVASVPVRAGGKILGTLTVYHSVPYRWGEEEIGYLVTIASQTGLAMENARLYSSLREHYSSTVQALAAALEAKDMYTRGHSVRVAKWARACARELELSPEEQEQIYLSGLLHDLGKIGVREDILLKPGPLTPEERKEMQKHPEVGARILEPARFPAAVIAAVRHHHEDYGGGGYPAGLSGEEIPLLARIIRVADAYDAMTSARPYRQAFTPERAREELKRCAGQQFDPRVVDAFLRIPQDEIKDIAKSEGYPDSLLAQNAFFA, encoded by the coding sequence ATGGAGAAGGAAAAGTTAATACAATACTATAAAGAACTAAAACATTTACAAAAACTCCAAGAAACCATGAGCCGGGCTTTAGGGGTGGCAGCTCTGGTCACCTACCCGGACGGGTGCCCGCTTACCGAAATCACCAACCTGTGCTCTTTCTGCGCCCTACTTAACGCTAACCAGGAGGGAAGAGATAGGTGCGTAGCTTCGCGGGTGGCCACGGCCAGAGCTGCCGCGCGCGCGGAAAAGGCGGTTCTCCACACCTGCCATGCCGGGTTGGTACACCTGGCGGTGCCCCTGCGGGTAGCAGGGGAAACGGTAGCGGTGCTGATGAGTGGCAACGTAGCGCTTGAGCCACTGGCAGAAGAGGCGGTGGCGCAACTGGCCCAGGAAACCTGTATTGAGCGGGAAGAGCTTTTGGCGGCGAGCAAAACGGTACCCGTCTGGCCTGAAGAGCGGCTTTCGACCGTCACGGAGATGATGCGGGCAGTAACGGAGACCGTGGCCCAGCTCCTGTATACCAAGCAGGAACTACAGAAAAAGGTAAACGAACTTACGGCTCTCTTTGAATTCAGCAAAATCGTTTCCGGCAGTCTGCAGGTGGCCGAAGCTGCCCGGCGGGGGCTTCAGGCGGCGTTGGAATTGACTGGCGCCACCAGCGGGTCGGTGATAATGCTGGGCAAAGCAGAACCAAGGGCGGCGACTGTCGAAGTAGCGGCTACCATCGAACCGTCGAGCGAACTGAAGATCATTCCTGCGGGGGAAACAATAGCCACCGTTGAGCGAGAAGCTGCCGCCGCGCATTTTAACAGCCGTCCTCAAGAAAGCACGCCCGAAGAAAAGCGGCCGGCAGTGGCGGTACCTCTTACAGTTGGGGGCAAGGTGACGGGGGTACTTACCTTAGCGGGCAAGCCGGGAGGCCAGCACTTCAGCAAAGAAGAAGACATCTTCTTAACCACCCTGGGCACCGCTCTCGGGCTGGCGATGGAAAACGCCCGCCTTTTCCGAAAGGTCCAGGAAAGAGCAGCGATGCTCGAACGGCTAATCGAAGTGGGGCAGGTGCTATCGAGCCACCTGGATGTGGACCTGGTGCTTGAAGCGGCCATGCAAAGTGTGCGGGACGTGCTGGGAGCACAGTGGTGCCTCCTGCGGCTGCTTGACGAGAACACCGGCGAACTGGTGCTAAGAGCCAGCTTGGGTATAAGCGCTAAGTTGCAAGAAGGGATCGCCCGCATCCAGCCGGAGGGCACCCTGCTGGGCAAAGTGCTCCAGACGGGAGAACCTGTCGTAGCAGGAGATTTGGCTGCGAAGGAACTCGGAATGCGCCCGCCCCTTTACGCAGCCGAGATGCGAGCCGTGGCCTCGGTTCCCGTACGGGCCGGCGGGAAAATTTTGGGCACTTTGACAGTTTATCATTCTGTCCCGTATCGCTGGGGAGAAGAAGAAATCGGCTACCTGGTGACTATTGCCAGTCAGACAGGCTTGGCGATGGAAAATGCCCGCCTTTACTCCTCGTTGCGGGAGCACTACTCGAGTACCGTGCAGGCGCTAGCAGCAGCCCTGGAGGCCAAGGACATGTACACGAGAGGGCATTCTGTCCGGGTAGCTAAATGGGCGCGGGCATGTGCACGGGAACTGGAGCTGTCTCCTGAAGAACAGGAGCAGATTTACCTATCCGGCCTTTTACACGACTTAGGCAAAATTGGCGTACGCGAAGATATTCTTCTTAAACCGGGCCCCCTAACCCCGGAAGAAAGAAAAGAGATGCAGAAACATCCCGAAGTAGGAGCGAGAATCCTGGAGCCGGCCCGGTTTCCTGCAGCGGTTATTGCGGCCGTGCGGCACCATCACGAAGATTATGGAGGCGGCGGTTATCCGGCCGGCCTTTCCGGAGAGGAGATCCCGCTTTTGGCGCGTATTATTCGGGTAGCCGACGCCTACGACGCCATGACCTCCGCCAGGCCTTACAGGCAGGCCTTCACCCCGGAAAGGGCGCGGGAGGAGTTGAAACGGTGCGCAGGCCAGCAATTCGATCCCCGGGTGGTGGATGCATTTTTGCGGATTCCGCAAGACGAAATAAAAGATATTGCTAAATCGGAAGGGTACCCTGATAGCCTTCTTGCGCAAAATGCTTTTTTCGCTTAG
- a CDS encoding cation-translocating P-type ATPase, with translation MTNAHEMAPEAVLHEFGSDAATGLSSPEAGLRRQKYGPNELTETPPKSPWRILWEQLTAAMVVVLIVAAVVSLFLGEYKDAVAILVIVVLNAILGFTQEYRAERAMAALKKFAVPAARVLRDGKVQEIPARELVPGDIFFLEAGNIVPADGRLLQAANLKVFEAILTGESVPVEKNAAAVVAANAPLGDRENMVYKGTTVTYGRGLAVAVATGMKTELGRVAALIQTVEREPTPLQRRMAALGRALGVIALVIVAVVTGLGIMQGQDLKTMFLTGVSLAVAAVPEGLPAAVTIALALGAQRMLRRRALIRKLPAVETLGSVTKICTDKTGTLTQNRMTVTTLLLPTRETTEGLKTIDLSGAKAATPLLPPASLLLTAGALCNDAVLTEADGQPAYVGDPTEGALVVAAARFDLRKPVLENFLPRVAEIPFTSERKRMTTIHQVHEECRTILPQLCEKERPQYIFFTKGAVDGLLQICDRVWVDGRAEPLSEWQDLLCRANERLSRAGLRVLAVAFRPFDALPEAVAEGEIERDLIFAGFVGMIDPPRPEAKEAVATCRRAGIDPVMITGDHPLTALAIARELGIAAERRVLTGQELEALAAEELENLVDEVSVYARVAPEDKLKIVAALQKKGHIVAMTGDGVNDAPALKKADIGVAMGITGTDVSKEAADMVLLDDNFATIVAAVEEGRVIYDNVRKFLKYLMTTNLGEILVIFAGMLSGMPVPLAPLQILWVNLVTDGFPALALSVEPAEPDVMRRPPPKPQENIFAGGLGTHILWVGGLMTAICLGIGYWLWRSGNPAWQTVLFTTLAFAQLAHVLAIRTGKTSLFTAGLLSNRAACGAVLLTVALQLAVVYTPALQGVFRTVALTPAELLLCFALGSLIFWAVEIEKWLTRRRRSAPARRAG, from the coding sequence ATGACTAATGCGCATGAAATGGCACCGGAGGCGGTCCTTCACGAGTTCGGCAGCGACGCCGCAACCGGTTTAAGCAGCCCCGAAGCAGGTCTCCGGCGGCAAAAATACGGTCCCAACGAACTCACCGAAACCCCGCCCAAGAGCCCCTGGCGCATCCTCTGGGAGCAGCTCACCGCGGCGATGGTCGTTGTCCTCATCGTCGCCGCCGTCGTCTCCCTTTTCCTCGGTGAATACAAAGATGCGGTAGCCATCCTCGTCATCGTCGTGCTCAACGCCATTCTCGGCTTCACCCAGGAATACCGCGCCGAGCGAGCGATGGCCGCGCTTAAAAAATTCGCTGTTCCCGCCGCGCGGGTCCTGCGCGACGGCAAGGTGCAGGAAATCCCGGCGCGGGAGCTGGTGCCCGGGGACATTTTTTTCCTCGAGGCCGGCAACATCGTGCCTGCGGACGGGCGGTTGCTCCAGGCGGCCAACCTCAAAGTCTTCGAAGCCATCTTAACCGGCGAGTCGGTGCCCGTAGAAAAAAACGCGGCCGCGGTCGTCGCCGCGAACGCCCCCCTTGGCGACCGGGAGAATATGGTCTATAAGGGGACGACCGTTACCTACGGGAGAGGCCTGGCGGTGGCCGTCGCTACCGGGATGAAGACCGAACTCGGCCGCGTCGCCGCGCTGATCCAGACGGTCGAAAGAGAGCCTACACCCTTACAGCGCCGGATGGCGGCCCTCGGGCGCGCGCTCGGGGTCATCGCCCTCGTTATCGTCGCCGTCGTAACCGGCCTCGGGATTATGCAGGGTCAGGATCTGAAAACGATGTTCCTCACCGGCGTGAGCCTCGCCGTCGCCGCGGTGCCAGAGGGGCTCCCGGCGGCCGTCACCATCGCCCTTGCCCTCGGCGCCCAGCGGATGCTTAGGCGCCGCGCGCTCATCCGCAAACTCCCCGCCGTGGAAACCCTCGGCTCGGTCACCAAAATCTGCACCGACAAAACCGGGACCCTCACCCAAAACCGGATGACCGTTACCACCCTTCTGCTCCCGACCCGGGAAACAACGGAAGGACTTAAAACCATCGACCTCTCCGGCGCAAAAGCAGCCACGCCTCTCCTGCCCCCCGCTTCCCTGCTGCTGACCGCCGGCGCGCTTTGCAATGACGCTGTGCTAACCGAAGCAGACGGCCAGCCCGCCTACGTGGGAGACCCGACGGAGGGGGCCCTGGTGGTTGCGGCGGCCCGGTTTGATCTCCGCAAGCCCGTGTTAGAAAACTTCCTGCCCCGCGTAGCCGAAATTCCCTTTACCTCCGAGCGAAAGCGGATGACTACCATCCACCAGGTCCATGAGGAGTGCCGGACCATTCTCCCCCAGCTCTGCGAAAAGGAGCGGCCGCAATACATCTTTTTCACCAAGGGCGCCGTTGACGGTCTTCTCCAAATTTGCGACCGGGTATGGGTCGACGGGAGAGCCGAGCCGCTGAGCGAGTGGCAGGACTTGCTTTGCCGCGCCAACGAGCGCCTCTCCCGGGCAGGCTTGCGGGTGCTCGCGGTCGCCTTCCGCCCCTTCGATGCCCTCCCGGAAGCCGTGGCGGAAGGAGAAATCGAGCGTGACCTGATCTTTGCCGGGTTCGTGGGGATGATCGACCCGCCCCGGCCGGAAGCTAAAGAAGCAGTCGCCACCTGCCGCCGGGCCGGGATTGATCCCGTGATGATCACCGGCGACCACCCCTTAACCGCGCTCGCCATCGCCCGCGAACTCGGTATCGCCGCCGAACGGCGCGTCTTGACCGGCCAGGAGTTAGAAGCGTTGGCGGCGGAAGAATTAGAAAACCTGGTTGATGAAGTTTCTGTTTACGCCCGGGTCGCGCCCGAAGATAAGCTGAAAATCGTGGCGGCGCTGCAGAAAAAGGGGCATATCGTCGCAATGACCGGTGACGGGGTAAACGACGCCCCCGCTTTGAAAAAAGCCGACATCGGGGTAGCGATGGGGATAACCGGCACCGACGTGAGCAAAGAGGCCGCGGATATGGTGCTGCTCGACGACAATTTCGCCACCATCGTCGCCGCCGTTGAGGAAGGGCGGGTGATTTACGATAACGTGCGGAAATTCCTCAAGTACCTAATGACGACAAACTTAGGCGAGATCCTCGTCATCTTCGCCGGGATGCTGAGCGGCATGCCGGTGCCCCTCGCCCCGCTCCAGATTCTTTGGGTTAATTTGGTCACCGACGGTTTCCCGGCCCTCGCCCTTTCGGTTGAGCCCGCCGAGCCCGACGTGATGCGCCGGCCGCCGCCAAAGCCGCAGGAAAACATTTTCGCCGGCGGCTTAGGCACCCACATCCTCTGGGTCGGCGGCCTCATGACCGCGATCTGCCTTGGCATTGGCTACTGGCTCTGGCGCAGCGGCAACCCGGCGTGGCAGACCGTCCTCTTCACCACCCTCGCCTTCGCCCAGCTCGCCCACGTCCTCGCGATCCGCACCGGCAAAACCTCTCTTTTTACCGCCGGGCTCCTTTCCAACCGGGCGGCCTGCGGCGCCGTCCTCCTCACCGTCGCCCTGCAGCTCGCGGTCGTCTATACCCCGGCGCTGCAAGGCGTCTTCCGCACCGTCGCCCTTACCCCGGCCGAACTCCTCCTTTGCTTTGCGCTCGGCAGCCTCATCTTCTGGGCGGTCGAGATCGAGAAGTGGTTGACTCGGCGCCGCCGCTCCGCACCAGCCCGCCGAGCAGGATGA
- a CDS encoding AbrB family transcriptional regulator, which yields MNLRPGARVRFVVEKDAARILPVEGGIETLKGAVRVPAPQDFKAARHKAMEERSREKSARTRR from the coding sequence TTGAACCTCCGTCCCGGGGCGCGCGTCCGGTTTGTGGTCGAGAAGGATGCCGCCCGGATTCTCCCCGTCGAAGGGGGAATCGAGACGCTCAAAGGCGCCGTTAGGGTTCCAGCGCCGCAGGATTTCAAAGCCGCCCGCCACAAAGCAATGGAGGAACGCAGCCGTGAAAAAAGCGCGCGCACTCGACGCTAA
- a CDS encoding arsenate reductase ArsC yields MGEKPLKVLFLCTQNSCRSQMAEGWARHLKKGVLEPYSAGTAPAAVHPLAVRVMAEAGVDISGQRAKHVDELREIEFDLAVTLCDSALESCPVPPRAKKVIHQGFPDPAKAKGSEEEVLAAFRRVRDMIRDFVAGLGADLDIGRQATEE; encoded by the coding sequence CTCTGTACCCAGAATTCCTGCCGCAGCCAGATGGCCGAAGGGTGGGCGCGCCACCTCAAAAAAGGGGTGTTAGAACCCTATTCGGCAGGAACGGCGCCGGCCGCCGTCCACCCGTTAGCGGTGCGGGTGATGGCGGAGGCCGGGGTGGATATCAGCGGGCAGCGGGCGAAGCACGTGGACGAATTGCGAGAGATTGAGTTCGACCTGGCGGTTACTCTCTGCGACAGCGCGCTGGAGAGCTGCCCCGTGCCGCCGCGGGCCAAGAAAGTCATCCACCAAGGTTTCCCTGACCCCGCAAAGGCTAAAGGTTCGGAGGAAGAGGTGCTCGCTGCTTTCCGCCGGGTGCGGGATATGATCCGGGATTTCGTCGCCGGGCTGGGGGCGGATTTAGATATTGGTCGCCAAGCAACGGAGGAATGA